A stretch of Clostridium formicaceticum DNA encodes these proteins:
- the nikC gene encoding nickel ABC transporter permease subunit NikC produces MITQEKMPKRFKNKMVIISIFIIGMMVIFSFLAPILSPNDPNEVDLTNKLLEPSKSFPLGTDHLGRCILSRLLYGTKVSLGTAVITMVITIIISVMVGTFSGYKGGYIDSIIMRLCDMILAFPSLVLTLVIIGMLGPGLKNLMIAMIAVQWVWYARMIRGMVLSFKEKNFILSAKVSGSSDFKIIFEHILPNVLPQIIVLATLDLGKVILHISGFSFLGLGVQPPDPEWGAMLNDGRQFIRSNPSLMMYPGMMILMTVISFNLIGDALRDVLEEKNY; encoded by the coding sequence ATGATAACACAAGAAAAGATGCCTAAACGATTTAAAAATAAAATGGTAATTATCAGTATCTTCATTATAGGAATGATGGTGATTTTCAGTTTTTTAGCCCCTATACTTTCCCCTAATGATCCCAATGAAGTGGATTTAACCAATAAATTGCTGGAGCCTAGTAAAAGTTTTCCTTTAGGTACGGATCATTTAGGAAGATGTATTCTATCAAGATTGCTTTACGGTACAAAAGTATCCTTAGGGACCGCTGTAATAACCATGGTGATCACTATCATCATTAGTGTAATGGTTGGAACTTTTTCAGGCTATAAGGGAGGATATATAGATAGTATAATCATGCGGCTATGTGATATGATTTTGGCTTTTCCAAGTCTAGTTTTAACCTTAGTGATTATTGGCATGCTGGGGCCTGGGTTAAAAAATCTTATGATTGCTATGATTGCTGTTCAGTGGGTATGGTATGCTAGAATGATTCGAGGAATGGTGTTAAGCTTTAAAGAAAAAAACTTTATTCTTTCAGCAAAGGTATCGGGAAGCTCCGATTTCAAAATTATTTTTGAACATATCTTGCCCAATGTTTTACCGCAAATTATCGTATTGGCCACGTTAGATTTAGGAAAGGTCATTTTGCATATTTCAGGGTTTTCTTTTTTAGGACTAGGCGTACAACCCCCTGATCCTGAGTGGGGAGCTATGTTAAATGATGGAAGGCAGTTTATCAGAAGCAATCCTTCCTTGATGATGTATCCTGGAATGATGATTCTTATGACCGTAATTTCTTTTAACCTCATTGGAGATGCTTTAAGAGATGTCCTTGAAGAAAAAAATTACTAA
- the opp1B gene encoding nickel/cobalt ABC transporter permease produces the protein MRNFILRRLISLIPILLGISIITFVLVQLVPVDPAEVYLRMSQIPPTDEAVAVTRAELGLDQPLYRQYIDWIRNAIKLDFGRSFVTRNPVLEELLYYFPATIQLTVTSLILVIVISIPMAIFSALYKDTVFDNISRFFVFVGASMPSFWIGLLFIYFFSLKLDLLPVMGRGSIQHLILPSLTLALGSVATYTRLLRTTILENLRENFVLYAKTRGLKERFIILRHVLKNAMLPVVTAFGMSMGHMLAGSVIVENVFAWPGVGRYIISAIFNRDYPVIQCYVLLMAIIFVFSNLLVDILYGILDPRIRMGED, from the coding sequence ATGAGAAACTTCATTTTAAGACGACTCATAAGCTTGATTCCAATTTTATTAGGAATTTCTATCATAACCTTTGTTTTAGTACAACTTGTCCCTGTTGATCCAGCGGAGGTCTATTTAAGAATGTCACAAATCCCTCCAACAGATGAAGCGGTGGCTGTGACTAGAGCTGAGTTAGGACTAGATCAACCTTTATATCGCCAATATATCGATTGGATACGAAATGCTATAAAGCTAGACTTTGGAAGGTCTTTTGTCACAAGAAATCCGGTATTAGAGGAATTACTCTATTATTTTCCTGCAACCATTCAATTAACCGTAACTTCTTTAATATTAGTCATTGTCATCAGCATTCCTATGGCTATTTTTTCAGCACTTTATAAAGATACGGTCTTCGACAATATTAGTAGGTTTTTTGTCTTTGTTGGGGCATCTATGCCTAGCTTTTGGATAGGACTTTTATTTATTTACTTTTTTTCTTTGAAACTAGATTTATTACCAGTAATGGGAAGAGGTTCTATACAACACCTGATCCTACCCTCTTTAACTTTGGCTTTGGGTTCAGTAGCTACCTATACAAGATTGCTAAGAACCACGATTTTAGAAAATTTAAGGGAAAATTTTGTTCTTTATGCTAAAACCAGAGGCTTGAAGGAACGATTTATTATCCTAAGACATGTGTTAAAAAATGCTATGCTTCCGGTAGTGACAGCCTTTGGCATGAGTATGGGGCATATGCTGGCAGGAAGTGTCATTGTAGAAAATGTTTTCGCATGGCCGGGCGTTGGCAGGTATATTATTTCTGCCATATTTAATCGGGATTATCCTGTGATACAGTGCTATGTATTACTGATGGCAATTATATTTGTATTTTCAAACCTACTGGTGGATATCCTCTATGGTATTTTAGATCCCCGTATTAGAATGGGAGAGGATTAA
- a CDS encoding ABC transporter ATP-binding protein has protein sequence MKEEVVLKVEDLQVYLPSQEGMLRAVNGVDLEIKKGKILGLVGESGCGKSIMSLSLLKLLKNKEWQTKGEVRLKEKNIFSLSEEEMRKQRGKEIAMIMQNPMSVFDPLRTVGSHFVDTIQNHTKVTAKEAKKIAIENLKKVSLPEAEKIMKQYPFQLSGGMLQRVMIAIAIAMRPEVLIADEPTTALDVTVQYQILGQLKSLVKNNKTGVLLVSHDLGVIAQMADEVAVMYCGYIVEKAPVEDLFKHPAHPYTRGLLSSRFQLNKKRLKPIEGQPPSLLNLGKQCPFLERCSEAEAACKEYTMEEVGGIKNHLVRCAKYAPRKEMILNELA, from the coding sequence GTGAAAGAAGAAGTTGTTTTAAAAGTAGAGGATTTACAGGTATATCTTCCCAGTCAAGAAGGTATGCTTCGAGCGGTGAATGGTGTTGATTTAGAAATTAAAAAAGGAAAAATTCTAGGGCTGGTAGGAGAAAGTGGTTGTGGTAAATCCATCATGTCTTTATCTTTATTAAAGTTACTCAAAAATAAAGAATGGCAGACAAAGGGTGAAGTTCGATTAAAGGAAAAGAACATTTTTTCTCTTTCTGAGGAGGAAATGAGAAAACAAAGGGGTAAAGAAATTGCTATGATTATGCAAAATCCTATGAGTGTTTTTGACCCCCTAAGGACGGTTGGAAGTCATTTTGTGGATACCATTCAGAATCATACAAAAGTGACGGCAAAGGAAGCAAAGAAGATTGCTATAGAAAATCTAAAAAAAGTAAGTTTACCTGAAGCAGAAAAAATCATGAAGCAATATCCTTTTCAATTAAGTGGAGGCATGTTGCAAAGAGTCATGATTGCTATTGCCATTGCAATGCGTCCTGAGGTACTAATTGCAGATGAACCTACCACCGCCTTAGATGTAACGGTACAATATCAAATTTTGGGACAGCTAAAAAGTTTGGTAAAAAATAATAAGACAGGGGTATTATTGGTGTCCCATGACCTTGGGGTGATTGCACAAATGGCAGATGAAGTAGCGGTGATGTACTGTGGATATATTGTAGAAAAAGCTCCTGTAGAGGATTTGTTTAAACATCCTGCCCATCCCTATACCCGTGGTTTGTTATCTTCAAGATTTCAGTTGAATAAAAAGCGCTTAAAACCCATAGAAGGTCAGCCTCCTTCTCTTTTGAATTTAGGTAAGCAATGTCCTTTTTTGGAAAGGTGTAGTGAAGCAGAAGCGGCTTGTAAGGAATACACCATGGAAGAAGTAGGTGGAATAAAAAATCATTTAGTAAGATGTGCCAAATATGCCCCTAGAAAAGAGATGATTTTAAATGAGCTTGCTTGA
- a CDS encoding cupin domain-containing protein yields MLEKVYGFDGKNEKLIEKVVDDENLVLNHMILVKGTGLPEHFSNSNVYMIITKGIMSLQLGEQELQKYQERQIINIPYNVKMRVNNDDDEVLEFFVVKSPNPKDYGEK; encoded by the coding sequence ATGTTAGAAAAAGTTTATGGATTTGACGGAAAAAATGAAAAACTTATTGAGAAGGTTGTTGATGATGAGAACCTTGTACTAAATCACATGATTCTTGTCAAAGGAACAGGACTGCCAGAACATTTTTCAAATTCTAATGTGTATATGATTATTACTAAAGGCATTATGAGTTTACAACTGGGAGAACAGGAGTTGCAAAAATATCAGGAGAGGCAGATCATTAATATTCCTTATAATGTCAAGATGAGGGTAAATAATGATGATGATGAGGTATTGGAGTTTTTCGTAGTGAAATCACCAAACCCTAAGGATTATGGAGAAAAATAA
- a CDS encoding methyl-accepting chemotaxis protein — MGLKKKLTISYLVIVVLCIGILGTLAVNKSQNALYKEVEEKISIAIESTYNVSYERNDLLTKQMISILNTTEKFLSNLGEIRIYEEEYVEVEGYRLPKMYAGDKLLTLDETFVDEMYAMVKGTTTIFILHDNEFVRISTNVRHDDGKRAVGTAIKSDSPVYQRIMKGERYYGRANVLGEWYVTGYQPLYSQTNDIVGMLYVGVPELDITFENIISDVSIGSSGHIYIMDSSGELLFHPTNRGENLLMHDFAKQIVNEKNGLIEYEYEGVEKIATFRYFEPWDWYLVATADYDDLNSQSRDLMTYILLFGLILFVIILTLSVFVARSIVIPIALTTGYAVKIAEGNLSENLPAHLLARKDEIGQLSNAFQKIIDNFKVTLEKIIETGGTLSVASESLTQASQQSGLTAEEVAKTIEEIARSSSQQAQDTESAAVRVEEIGDLVEKNQNCMKELNVSTNEVIRLEEEGFVTLKELIQKTEMNNRATEEIYQVILGANKSAEKIDMVSHMIQNIAEQTNLLALNAAIEAARAGESGRGFAVVAEEIRKLAEQSTEFTIEITTIITDLTNKTENAVHTVEEVARLTQAQTEEVMTTEKKFEGIAMAIEKTKDVITVLNQSGQAMEGAKTQMIDLIQSMAAIAEENAASTEEVAAATEEQAASVQEVANASKNLANLAEELNHLVLKFKV, encoded by the coding sequence ATGGGATTAAAAAAGAAGTTAACCATCAGCTATTTAGTAATTGTAGTATTATGTATAGGTATATTAGGGACTTTAGCTGTAAATAAATCTCAGAATGCATTGTACAAAGAAGTAGAAGAAAAAATCAGTATAGCCATTGAATCTACATACAATGTTTCCTATGAAAGAAATGATCTATTAACAAAACAAATGATTAGCATACTAAATACTACTGAAAAATTTCTGAGCAACTTGGGAGAAATAAGGATCTACGAGGAAGAATATGTGGAAGTAGAAGGATACAGGTTACCTAAAATGTACGCAGGAGATAAATTACTAACTTTAGACGAAACATTTGTTGATGAAATGTATGCTATGGTAAAAGGAACAACAACCATTTTTATACTTCACGACAATGAATTTGTTAGAATTAGTACGAATGTTAGGCATGATGACGGAAAAAGGGCTGTAGGCACTGCTATTAAAAGTGATTCTCCTGTTTATCAAAGAATTATGAAGGGTGAAAGATACTATGGAAGGGCAAACGTATTAGGGGAATGGTATGTTACAGGTTATCAGCCCCTGTATAGTCAAACAAATGACATAGTAGGTATGCTGTATGTAGGGGTACCAGAACTAGATATAACCTTTGAAAATATTATAAGTGATGTTTCTATAGGAAGTTCAGGGCATATATATATTATGGACTCCTCTGGAGAATTATTGTTTCATCCTACAAATAGGGGAGAGAACCTTTTAATGCACGACTTTGCTAAACAAATAGTAAATGAAAAAAATGGTCTAATAGAGTACGAATATGAAGGCGTAGAAAAAATCGCTACTTTTAGATATTTCGAACCTTGGGATTGGTATCTTGTCGCCACTGCAGACTATGATGATCTAAACAGCCAGTCTAGGGATTTGATGACGTATATTTTGCTGTTTGGTTTAATTCTATTTGTTATTATTTTAACACTTAGTGTTTTTGTGGCTCGGTCTATCGTAATACCTATTGCTTTAACAACTGGCTATGCAGTCAAAATAGCTGAGGGAAATTTAAGTGAAAATTTGCCAGCACATTTATTGGCTAGAAAAGATGAAATAGGCCAATTGTCTAATGCTTTTCAAAAAATTATAGATAACTTTAAAGTAACGCTTGAAAAAATTATAGAAACAGGAGGAACACTATCAGTTGCCTCCGAAAGCTTAACCCAAGCCAGTCAACAGTCAGGGTTGACCGCAGAAGAAGTAGCTAAAACTATAGAAGAAATTGCGAGAAGCAGCAGCCAACAGGCGCAGGATACAGAGAGTGCTGCTGTGAGGGTAGAAGAAATTGGGGATTTAGTAGAGAAAAATCAAAACTGTATGAAGGAACTAAATGTATCAACCAATGAGGTGATAAGATTAGAAGAAGAAGGATTTGTGACATTAAAAGAACTTATACAAAAAACAGAGATGAATAATAGAGCAACAGAAGAAATCTATCAAGTGATTCTTGGAGCAAATAAAAGCGCAGAGAAAATAGATATGGTTAGCCATATGATTCAAAACATTGCAGAACAAACAAATCTTTTAGCGCTAAACGCTGCTATTGAAGCTGCTAGGGCAGGAGAGTCAGGACGTGGATTTGCAGTGGTAGCAGAAGAAATTAGAAAATTAGCAGAGCAGTCCACTGAATTCACGATAGAAATAACTACGATTATCACAGATTTAACAAACAAAACAGAAAATGCTGTGCACACAGTGGAGGAGGTAGCTAGGCTAACACAGGCACAAACTGAAGAGGTTATGACGACAGAGAAAAAATTTGAAGGTATCGCTATGGCCATTGAGAAAACAAAGGATGTCATCACTGTATTAAACCAGTCGGGACAAGCTATGGAAGGAGCAAAAACTCAAATGATAGATCTTATCCAAAGTATGGCAGCAATTGCTGAAGAAAATGCCGCCAGTACAGAAGAAGTAGCAGCTGCCACTGAAGAACAGGCGGCTTCTGTACAGGAGGTAGCCAACGCCAGTAAAAATTTAGCAAACCTAGCTGAAGAGCTAAATCATCTTGTACTGAAATTTAAAGTTTAA
- a CDS encoding Crp/Fnr family transcriptional regulator, translating to MKIKKYLQLLTCIDLFKSFTKEALLKLFCEENHQIKKYEKNSMIYLQNEVCNTVDVILRGEIVIQKIDTNGNILTLTSFQTGDIIGGNLLFCHNNVYPMTITSKTDCILLHMEKDFILELCQKNKAFLIAFLHCICDKTFILTNKLKAITMKTIKQRIIEFLTYEYYYQQSTKILLNMSKKELAERLGVQRPSLSRELNKMREDGLITYDAKSITIKNLNILELANE from the coding sequence ATGAAAATAAAAAAGTATCTTCAACTGCTTACTTGCATAGACCTTTTTAAGAGTTTTACAAAAGAAGCATTATTAAAATTATTTTGTGAGGAGAATCATCAGATAAAGAAATATGAAAAAAATAGCATGATCTATCTTCAAAATGAAGTCTGTAATACTGTAGACGTTATATTGCGGGGAGAAATTGTTATTCAAAAGATTGATACAAATGGCAACATCCTGACTTTAACTAGCTTTCAAACCGGCGATATCATAGGCGGCAACTTATTGTTTTGTCATAACAATGTCTACCCTATGACAATTACCTCTAAAACTGATTGCATCTTGCTTCATATGGAAAAAGACTTTATTTTAGAATTATGCCAAAAAAACAAAGCGTTTTTAATAGCATTTCTTCATTGCATATGTGACAAAACCTTCATTCTTACAAATAAACTAAAGGCCATCACCATGAAAACGATAAAACAGCGTATTATTGAATTTTTAACCTATGAGTATTATTATCAGCAAAGTACTAAAATCCTATTAAATATGTCAAAAAAGGAACTAGCTGAAAGACTAGGTGTTCAGCGGCCCTCCCTCTCAAGGGAATTAAACAAAATGAGGGAAGACGGCCTAATCACCTATGACGCAAAATCTATTACCATCAAAAACCTAAATATTCTTGAACTAGCTAATGAGTGA
- the nikE gene encoding nickel import ATP-binding protein NikE gives MSLLEIREVTKVYKSGNSLWGKGKVTEAVKDVSLSIKEGSCVGLVGESGCGKSTLGKIILGLEKPNSGEVLFQGKNFYKSNRRQQKALTRDLQVVFQDYHSSVNPKQNIGKIISEPIKNYLNLSPLEEEKKVLELLEIVGLSHKDIHKYPHQFSGGQLQRVCIAKAIALKPKLIVLDEAISSLDVSVQAQILNLLLDLKKEFNLSYLFISHDIEAVDYIADTVAVMYLGRIVESIEDVADLTALRHPYSKKLLSSVLSPYPQEGKVLDFSFDEVVSSKKVSCGCKYNERCKKSTVTCNEHVPPLSIVGKGHKVACHCEGSEGEVMQLDHIS, from the coding sequence ATGAGCTTGCTTGAGATCAGAGAGGTTACAAAAGTGTACAAGTCTGGCAATAGCCTATGGGGAAAAGGGAAGGTGACAGAAGCTGTAAAGGATGTTAGTTTGAGCATTAAAGAAGGAAGCTGTGTAGGATTAGTAGGAGAAAGCGGATGTGGCAAAAGCACCTTAGGAAAAATTATTCTAGGCTTGGAAAAACCAAATAGTGGAGAAGTCTTGTTTCAGGGAAAAAATTTTTATAAATCCAATCGTAGACAGCAAAAAGCCTTAACACGGGATCTACAGGTGGTTTTTCAAGATTACCATAGTTCTGTGAACCCTAAACAGAATATAGGAAAAATTATTAGTGAACCTATAAAAAATTACTTAAACTTAAGTCCCTTAGAAGAAGAAAAAAAGGTGTTAGAGCTATTAGAAATAGTAGGTCTAAGCCATAAAGATATCCATAAATATCCCCATCAGTTTAGTGGGGGACAACTGCAACGGGTGTGTATAGCCAAAGCGATAGCTTTAAAGCCGAAACTCATCGTTTTAGATGAAGCTATCAGCAGCTTAGATGTATCTGTGCAGGCGCAAATTTTAAATCTGCTGCTTGATTTGAAAAAGGAATTTAACTTATCCTATTTGTTTATATCTCATGATATTGAAGCTGTGGATTATATAGCAGATACTGTAGCAGTAATGTATTTAGGAAGAATTGTAGAATCGATAGAAGATGTTGCTGATTTAACGGCGTTGAGACATCCTTATAGTAAAAAGCTGTTAAGCTCTGTATTAAGTCCTTATCCACAAGAAGGGAAAGTTTTAGACTTTTCCTTTGATGAAGTTGTCAGTAGTAAAAAAGTATCTTGCGGCTGTAAGTATAATGAACGTTGTAAGAAAAGTACAGTTACCTGTAATGAGCATGTTCCTCCCTTGAGCATAGTGGGAAAAGGTCATAAAGTAGCTTGTCACTGTGAAGGCAGCGAAGGCGAAGTAATGCAGCTAGATCACATTTCATAG
- a CDS encoding cation:proton antiporter, protein MNVLVKMSIVLLMGILGGRLAKVLHLPYVTGYLLGGLLIGPSFTNVITDTNIKVFSIVNEIALAAIAFNIGSEFLIEELMKVGKKVFIVTLAETAGAVTIVFFTSYFLLHQPFELSIILASIAAATAPAATMMIIKQYNTNGPLTKTILPVVAIDDALCVMSFGIAMALTKISFGQGEMSFLRMITLPFVEIIGSLLLGFAIGFMLTFLANKTKTEDELLTFVLAFILAGGGLANVLHLSPILTCMMIGATLTNLMQSHRKVFHIIGKFTPPIYLFFFTLAGASLHLDVLGKLGLLGTAYIVARAIGKVVGAGLGAKMMGYSDTIVKNLGFSLLPQAGVAIGLAMIAKQQVPQIGSTVSTVILGGVFVFELIGPIMAKFALSRAGEIPPTNEASQEVIN, encoded by the coding sequence TTGAATGTTTTAGTAAAAATGAGTATTGTATTATTGATGGGAATTCTAGGTGGAAGACTAGCTAAGGTTTTGCATCTACCCTATGTGACAGGTTATTTGTTAGGAGGATTATTGATCGGTCCTTCCTTTACCAATGTTATCACTGACACAAATATCAAAGTTTTTTCTATTGTCAATGAAATAGCCCTGGCAGCTATTGCCTTTAATATCGGCAGTGAGTTTCTTATTGAAGAACTCATGAAGGTTGGAAAAAAAGTATTTATTGTCACATTAGCAGAGACAGCTGGTGCTGTCACCATCGTATTTTTTACCAGTTACTTTTTATTACATCAACCTTTTGAATTGAGTATCATACTAGCCTCTATAGCAGCCGCTACTGCACCTGCTGCCACAATGATGATTATTAAACAGTATAATACAAACGGTCCTTTGACCAAAACAATTCTGCCGGTAGTCGCTATTGATGATGCATTATGTGTGATGAGTTTTGGTATCGCGATGGCGCTAACAAAAATTTCTTTTGGACAAGGAGAAATGTCTTTTTTAAGAATGATTACCTTACCCTTTGTAGAAATTATTGGTTCTCTACTCTTAGGCTTTGCCATAGGCTTTATGTTAACATTTCTTGCTAATAAAACAAAGACGGAAGATGAACTACTAACATTTGTATTAGCTTTTATTCTAGCTGGAGGCGGTCTTGCCAACGTATTGCATCTATCTCCTATTCTAACCTGTATGATGATTGGTGCCACACTTACTAACCTTATGCAAAGTCATCGAAAGGTTTTTCATATTATAGGGAAGTTTACACCACCCATCTATTTGTTTTTCTTTACACTGGCGGGAGCCAGTCTTCATCTTGATGTTTTAGGAAAACTAGGTTTATTAGGAACAGCATATATCGTAGCAAGAGCCATAGGAAAAGTTGTTGGAGCAGGTTTAGGGGCGAAAATGATGGGTTATTCTGATACCATTGTAAAAAATTTAGGGTTTAGTTTGTTACCTCAAGCTGGTGTAGCCATTGGTTTAGCAATGATTGCCAAACAACAAGTGCCTCAGATAGGCAGTACCGTAAGCACTGTTATTTTAGGAGGAGTTTTTGTATTCGAGTTGATCGGTCCCATTATGGCAAAGTTTGCTTTAAGCAGGGCTGGAGAAATTCCTCCAACAAATGAGGCTTCTCAAGAGGTTATAAATTAA
- a CDS encoding prolyl-tRNA synthetase associated domain-containing protein has protein sequence METKESKVYAVLEALNIPYERYTHAPVATIAAIEALEMNLEVLHFKNLFLRNSKGDKHYLVLVDSSKKANTKALAKQIGSTRLSFASDERLEAHLGLEPGAVSPMGLINDKNKEVEVLIDQDLSLQEKVTLHPNINTVSITMRYKDLEKFLRWCGNKVQFVEIP, from the coding sequence ATGGAGACAAAAGAATCAAAAGTATATGCGGTTTTAGAAGCATTGAATATTCCCTATGAAAGATATACCCATGCCCCGGTAGCCACCATTGCAGCGATAGAGGCGTTAGAGATGAACTTAGAAGTGCTTCATTTCAAAAATCTATTTTTACGTAACTCTAAAGGGGACAAACACTATTTAGTGCTGGTAGATAGCTCGAAGAAAGCCAATACTAAGGCACTAGCTAAGCAGATAGGAAGTACAAGATTAAGTTTTGCCTCTGACGAAAGACTTGAAGCCCATTTAGGCTTAGAGCCAGGAGCAGTGTCTCCTATGGGATTAATCAATGATAAAAATAAAGAGGTAGAAGTATTAATAGATCAAGACTTATCTTTACAAGAAAAAGTTACTTTACACCCCAATATAAATACTGTTAGTATTACAATGCGCTATAAGGATCTGGAAAAATTCCTTAGATGGTGTGGCAATAAAGTACAGTTTGTAGAAATTCCTTAA
- a CDS encoding permease has product MKKMIKVVRNNKLLSIVVLIYLSLLLFLPVKAIDSSRNSLYYIKEMFQIMPIVFILTALIEAWMPKDMIINSFGEKSGVKGAVFSLILGSFSAGPIYAAFPICKMLLKKGASIANVVIILSAWAVIKVPMLANEAKFLGSKFMLIRWVLTIISILIMAYIITVIVKKTEIPMVGNLKQKEKNKINVKGEYCIHCGLCEKMLPQYFTTIGNRIEFTQQSLPDEVLENINSIIEKCPAKAIGYHHG; this is encoded by the coding sequence ATGAAGAAGATGATAAAAGTCGTAAGAAATAATAAATTATTATCCATAGTAGTATTGATTTATTTGTCATTGCTTTTGTTTCTTCCAGTAAAAGCTATTGATTCATCAAGAAATAGCCTTTACTATATTAAGGAGATGTTTCAAATTATGCCGATTGTTTTTATATTGACGGCGCTTATAGAAGCATGGATGCCTAAGGATATGATCATCAACAGCTTTGGAGAAAAATCAGGGGTAAAAGGAGCCGTCTTTTCCTTGATCTTAGGAAGCTTTTCAGCAGGACCGATCTATGCGGCATTTCCTATCTGCAAAATGTTATTAAAAAAGGGTGCCAGCATTGCCAATGTTGTAATTATCCTAAGTGCTTGGGCAGTGATAAAAGTTCCTATGCTTGCCAATGAAGCAAAATTTTTAGGTTCAAAGTTTATGCTGATAAGATGGGTGTTAACAATAATATCTATATTAATCATGGCCTATATAATAACAGTGATAGTGAAAAAAACGGAAATTCCTATGGTTGGAAATTTGAAACAGAAGGAAAAAAATAAAATAAATGTCAAAGGGGAGTACTGTATTCACTGTGGTTTATGTGAAAAAATGTTGCCACAATATTTCACGACTATAGGGAATAGGATAGAATTTACCCAACAATCTCTTCCTGACGAAGTTCTCGAGAACATCAATAGCATCATTGAAAAATGTCCAGCAAAAGCCATAGGCTATCATCATGGCTAA
- a CDS encoding FprA family A-type flavoprotein, which produces MINTVEVTKNIHYVGVNDRETHLFENLWPLDKGVSYNAYLINDDKVAVIDTVKNTKMDAFMDKIEGIIGDKSVDYLIINHMEPDHSGAIKAVRERYPNVMLVGNKKTFEFLENFYGKMDNYYIIDDGDTLDLGEHQLKFYLTPMVHWPETMMTYEVTNKVLFSADAFGGFGTLDGGIFDDEVNLEFYTDEIRRYYSNIVGKYGAMVQKALKKLTEAAIDINVIAPTHGPVWRTNPSCIIDYYDRWSKAETQEGVVIVYGSMYGNTQKMADFIARKLSEKGIKNIRIYDASKTHVSYIISDIWRFKGVVLGSCAYNTGLFPSMETVVHKIENSQLKNRYLGIFGTASWSGGGVSTLNQFAEKIKWEKIGEPVEAKSSPKAAEFEMCEKIADELAKKLIAERETL; this is translated from the coding sequence ATGATTAATACTGTAGAAGTAACAAAAAATATTCATTATGTAGGGGTAAATGACAGAGAAACCCATCTGTTTGAAAATTTATGGCCATTAGATAAAGGGGTTTCTTATAATGCTTATTTAATTAATGACGACAAGGTTGCTGTCATTGATACAGTAAAAAATACAAAAATGGATGCATTTATGGATAAGATAGAAGGTATCATTGGAGATAAATCAGTAGACTATCTCATTATCAATCATATGGAGCCGGATCATTCAGGGGCTATTAAAGCCGTAAGAGAGAGATATCCTAACGTTATGTTGGTAGGTAATAAGAAGACCTTTGAATTTTTAGAAAATTTTTATGGCAAAATGGATAATTATTATATTATTGATGATGGAGATACCTTAGATCTAGGAGAACATCAGCTTAAATTTTACTTAACGCCTATGGTTCACTGGCCAGAAACCATGATGACCTATGAAGTCACAAATAAGGTATTGTTCTCAGCAGATGCCTTTGGTGGTTTTGGCACATTAGATGGGGGGATCTTCGACGATGAAGTGAATTTAGAATTTTATACAGATGAAATCAGACGTTACTATTCCAATATCGTTGGTAAATACGGCGCTATGGTACAAAAAGCTTTAAAAAAGTTAACAGAGGCTGCTATCGATATTAATGTTATCGCCCCTACCCATGGGCCAGTATGGAGAACCAATCCATCTTGCATTATTGACTATTATGATCGTTGGTCTAAGGCTGAAACACAGGAAGGTGTTGTCATCGTATATGGTTCTATGTATGGTAATACACAGAAAATGGCAGACTTTATTGCCAGAAAACTTTCTGAAAAGGGAATAAAGAATATCAGGATTTATGATGCCTCAAAAACCCATGTCTCTTACATCATAAGTGACATTTGGCGATTCAAAGGTGTCGTTTTAGGTAGTTGTGCCTACAATACTGGTTTGTTTCCTTCCATGGAAACAGTGGTACATAAAATCGAAAACTCTCAACTAAAAAATCGTTATCTTGGCATCTTTGGAACTGCTTCTTGGAGTGGCGGTGGTGTTTCTACCTTAAACCAATTTGCCGAAAAAATTAAATGGGAAAAAATTGGAGAGCCTGTAGAAGCTAAATCTTCTCCTAAAGCAGCGGAGTTTGAAATGTGTGAAAAAATAGCTGATGAATTAGCAAAAAAACTTATTGCAGAAAGAGAAACCCTCTAG